The genomic DNA ATCCAATGTGTTATCTTCGTATGATTACCCTGGTAATGGTGGTCGAGGGTTTAAGaagcaacaatatatatatttttttccgtCAGTCTTCTAATTTTTGTGTAACTTTGATTTATTGCAGGAGGCCATACACACTACATGGAAGATATGATAATTCACTTCAAACTGATGGAGTCAGTCTTTGAGTTGGCATGTCTTGCCTTACTCAAACTCTGTATTCTcttctttgttttcattaaactgGAAAAACTGGCAATGGAAGAGATTGAGGATCCGTACAATCCTAAACGTAAGAGGAACAAGACCCTGTTACATGTCTTCACTATACTGCTGACTTTTCTGAGTCTGGCCTACACCACAACCAAGGGTGTTCTGGTTCTGGTCAATAAAACCTACAATGAGGTAGACATGCATTCAACATACATTGCTTGTTGCATAGCAGCGTTTGCATTCTCCCTGATTGAGTTCCTGCTTTGTCTGCTCTATCCGGTGTTCTTGAGGAAGTTGAAGGTCTTCCGAATCAAACACCAGCTCAACGACGAGGGAGAGGAGGTGGTGGAAGGGGAGAATGGTCAGCCAAAGAAGAAGAAAGCAAACCTTGGAAGAGTCTTGTCCTTGGTCAAACTGTAAGTCCATCAGTACTGATAattgaaatttctcaaaaactgtaTCACATCTTTAATTTGTAAAACATCTGACATATTCACAACTCTGCTATTTTGTCATCTTATGCAAGAGTGGaagctacatgtatgcatatCATGTGTACCTATTCAAATATATgctgaaacctgtctaaacaaaaccctgtctaaactggaaacctgtctaaactagACCCTTTCCCAGTCCCCTTCCTGTAGAACTCTATGTTACAAGGACCTCTACAAACCAAACACCTCTCCAAACCTAGCAATTTTGTCAGTTCCTGAACAgttcggtttagacaggtttcatgtGCAATTATAAAAGAACCCATGGCATATTCACAATTCATAGCACAAGAATCAAATTTTTCATTAGCACTACCAATATTGCAGTCTAGAAAATGCACTTGAAGCTACCCATGTACTTGTACTTGGACTTGATTGCCAATTTACCGTGTTTACATGTATCTTCTTTACTTTGTATggtaaaatgtatgattttggTGCTATGGTCCAgtgatctccccaggattttctgatagagtggcggctaatttgcataacaataaatgtaattgttatggtaatgagtttctattgtttaccaaaaattatagagtggcggccaccactctataatagctctggggagaacactgtggTCTGTTCATAATTGTTTTCTCACCTTACAGGAAATTGTTTATATAAGTATTGGAATGTTTGCCCTGGTTATTTCAAGTGCTTCAAGCATGGTTGCTCCTCTGTATTTTGGTTTTGTTATCAATGCGGCATCCAAACCGGCATCAGAAGGAGGTACAATGGGTAGGTACATGCGTTATTTCCTGTTCTTTAAGAGCTGCCTTCTCAACAGACAGTAATATAATTCATAATAAAAAATCATTAtctatgaaaaagaaaaatttttttaGTATGAAAGTTGACCCATTTGAGTATCATTTACCCATATTTGGATATTTGAAAGTTTCGCCGTACATGTACTGGGGTAGCACATGATGAAATAAGGTGATGATATCCGAGGGCCAAAGTAGCGGTTTGAGGATTTTTTGGCCATTAATTACCTTCTCAAAACCATCAGTGAATTCAATGTGTTGATGTGTTGCATTAATGCAAACAATAAATTTTCCGTGTTGTTGATTTATTATTGATTTATCCTTAGCAAAGTAAATAATAGACAAAACACATTCAGTATAGTTGATTACTCCAAATATTCCACAATGACTTACATATCTTGCCcattatttcaaatttgcagCGGCTGTCAACAAACAGGTTGTGATCTTTATTCTTATTGGTGTCGTTGGAGCCATAGCAGCGTTAGTCAGGTCATGGCTTTTCACATTGGCCGGCATCAGAGTGGTGTGTCGTATACGTAAGGATCTTTTCAAGGCAATCATCCGACAGGAAGTGGGATTTTTTGACACCAACAGAACAGGAGAGTTGACCAATAGGCTGTCATCCGATACCCAAGTGATACAAAATGCTTTGACTGTGAGTGTTATTGTTTTTACTGATGTCCAGGCTGGAGGGTTATAATAAACAGAGCCCACGTAACTTTGCAGTAAAATAGATGTATTTTTATGCCGATACTGTTTCCTACCTAAAATGATGGTGCATTTGAAAAGATAGATACTTCTTGTTGTGCAGTTGTTCCTATGATTTCATCATCTCCGTTTTATCAAATTGTCGACAAAAATGTGCcagtgaaaattgaaatgttttatttgacacctaaatgtaaatttttgacaaaaagaatggaaattctagtaatataaatgaaaatttagtgataatctaaaatataaGAATATTGCATACTTATGATGTGTATGATGTCAGTTATGTAATGTGTGTTCATTTTAAGTGAGAAGCTTGAAATTTTGGGGAGCTGTTTTTGTCATCTATTTTCCTGTTAAAAATATTCCTTATTCATAGCCACttataatttttacaaattttgaactCGCCATGATATCCTCATAATTTACTTGTGCTTATACTACATGCCATCATTGTAGCTGGAGCACAGAATGCTGAACATAATCTCTGATCAACAATTGATTTGATCATTGGAATATCTTTATTATTGATCAAtaatttcaatgatatagtatttttttcatttgcattccAGGTCAACATTTCCATGTTAGTCAGATACATACTACAGATCATTGGATCCCTGGCTATCATGTTTAAACTGAGTCCATCCCTGACTGGCGTTTTATTGTCATGTGTACCGATCCTTGCCATAGGAGCTGTTCAGTATGGTAAGTGTACcggcagtagtagtagtaataatAGTTTATATAGTGCCTGATGCCCAGCGACGCTTGCAGTTCACAGAAAAGTTCGTTGAAATAGATGGGTTTTCAATCTGGATTTGAAGATAACAATGTTGGAAGCTGTTCGAATGTTGTTTGGAAGATTGTTCCACAGTGAAGGAGTTGAATATGAAAATGACACGATCACAATATGATTTCAATCTTGTCTTAGGTATACTGAGAAGTTGTTTGTTGCCATGGATATTGCCAAGTTTTAGCAAGTTTCCGGATGGGGGAAAAATTTTGCACCCCAACCGCCTGTtattgttttctttaaaaagtcAGACTTCGTCAGatgttttgtgttttactttaaggtggagctgcatgttgccaacacagtttttttcaaagcaatatttctcatcaaagatgacaaggaaaccccctcatactatatattttcaaaaagcagagactctaaagtttagtatggtagcagtagtttactcgaaggatgaagtgggtgtatatttggggtaaaaaacctcaattttggtattaatgataaaaattaattttggtcaagaacttgacactattttctgaaatgtaatatttcacttgaaagaagagtatttgtagaaaaaaacaactattttattttgcattatctatcctcattctaaaatggcaagggttgaaagactgacactcg from Ptychodera flava strain L36383 chromosome 12, AS_Pfla_20210202, whole genome shotgun sequence includes the following:
- the LOC139145990 gene encoding uncharacterized protein translates to MAHVYYTLPNLRYSTLARFIFFADAVTCVTLWLTGGHTHYMEDMIIHFKLMESVFELACLALLKLCILFFVFIKLEKLAMEEIEDPYNPKRKRNKTLLHVFTILLTFLSLAYTTTKGVLVLVNKTYNEVDMHSTYIACCIAAFAFSLIEFLLCLLYPVFLRKLKVFRIKHQLNDEGEEVVEGENGQPKKKKANLGRVLSLVKL